DNA from Petropleomorpha daqingensis:
CAGACCCCGCCGATCCGCTCCGGGCGCCGGGTCATCTTCGTGACCCTCGACGACGGCACCGGCTGCACCGACTCGACCTTCTTCGAGGACGTGCAGGGCCCCTACGCCGCGACCGTCTTCCACTCGTGGCTGCTGGTCATCCGCGGGGTGGTGCGCCGCACCGGGCCGCGCGGGATCTCGCTGCGGGCCACCGGCGCGTGGGAGCTGCCCGCGCTGCACGAGGCCTGGGAGGCAGGCGGGCTGGCCGCGGTCGCCGAGCACATGGCCGCGCCGGGGGAGTTCACCGAGCAGGCGATCGCCGGCGCGGCGGCGTCGCGCAACTCCCGACCGGTGATGGTCCGGCCGGTGCTCGTGCACCCGACCGGCTTCCGCATGTCGCCCTACGCCGACATCAAGCCCGCGGGGGAGGACACCAAGATCGCCGCCCGCCGCGCCGCCGCACCGCGCAAGCTCTGGCACTCCAGCCCGGGCAGCTCCGGCCACTGAGAAAGGACCCCCTGCCCCCCACCGCTCGCAAGCTCGCGGCGGGACCCTGCAGGGGGCCACCGATGAGTTCCGGGCGCCCGGCGCGTTCCTAGTGCAGAAGGGACACCACACCGAGAGGACGACGACGATGCCGAAGACCGTGATCTGCCTGTGGTTCGACACCGAGGCCGAGCAGGCCGCCGAGTACTACACCTCGATCTGGCCGGACTCCGAGATCCTCGGCGTCCTCCGGTACGGCGAGGAGGACCCGCAGCGCGCGGGCACGGTGCTGACCGCGAGCTGGCGGCTCGGTGACACCGAGTACGTCGGCCTGAACGGCGGCCCGCAGAACTGGGGCTTCAGCGAGGCCATCTCCTTCCAGATCCTCTGCGCCGACCAGGACGAGGTCGACCACTACTGGGACGAGCTCACCGCTGGCGGCGAGGAGAGCCAGTGCGGCTGGCTCAAGGACAAGTTCGGCGTCTCCTGGCAGGTCGTGCCCACCCGCCTGATCGAGCTGCAGAACGACGCCGACCCGGCCCGCCGGCAGCGCGCGGTCCAGGCCATGTTCCAGATGCAGAAGATCGTCATCGCCGACCTGGAGCGGGCCGCGGACGCGGTCCCCGCGTAGCCCCGCCGCTAGGCTCGCCGGGTGCCGCCCGCCCCGACCGCTGCCGAGCAACTGTCCCCGCGCGCCGCGGCGGTGTGGGCCGCGCTCGACCCGGTCGTCGGCGCCGGCGGCCGGCTGCGGGTGCTCGACGTCGGCGGCGGCAGCGGCATCTTCGCCGTCCCGCTGGCCGCGCTCGGGCACGAGGTGACCGTCGTCGACCCCAGCGCCGATGCCCTCGCCACCCTGGCCCGGCGGGCCGGCAACGCCGGCGTCGCCGGCGACGTCCGCGGCGTCCAGGGGGACGGCGACCTCCTGCACGAGGTGCTGCCCGCCCTCGGCGACGGCGGCTACGACCTGGCGCTGTGCCACTCCGTGCTCGAGGTCGTCGACGACCCGGCGGTCACCCTCCGGGAGATCGCCGGGGCGCTGCGGCCCGGCGGCCAGGTGAGCGTGGCGACGGCGAACCGGGCCGGCGCCGTCCTGGCCCGGGCCCTGTCCGGGCACCCGGTCGAGGCGCTCGCCCTGCTCGAGGACCGCGATCCCTCGCCCGGCCGCTCCCGTCCGGCCCGCAGGAGGTTCGGGCCGGACGAGCTGCTCGCGCTCGTCGCGGACGCCGGCCTGCGCCCGGGCAGCTGGCGCGGCGTCGCCGTCGTCGCCGACCTGCTCGACGCCGACGCGGGCGCCGACCCGGCCGCCGTCCGCGCGCTGGAGCTGGCACTGGCCGAGCGGTCGCCCTACCGCGACGTCGCCACCGGCCTGCACGTCCTCGCCGTCCGTGAGTGACGCCCTGCCGCCGGACCTGGTCCGGCCGCGCTACGGCGCGGCCACCCTCGCCGACGTGCTGCCCGGCGTCGCCACCGCGCTCGGCGTCGCCGTCGAGCGCGACGGGCTGCCGGCCGATCCGCTGGACCTCACGTCCGCCCTCGCCGGTGCCCGCCGGGTCGCCGTCCTGCTCGTCGACGGCCTCGGCGCCGACCTGATCCGCGCGCACGCCGATCTCGCCCCGACCCTGGCGGCGCTCCGCAGCCCGGTCGGCGACCTCGAGGCGCCCTGCCCGAGCACCACCCCGGTCAGCCTCACCTCGTTCGGCACCGGCCTGCCGCCGGGCAGCCACGGCGTCCTCGGCTTCGTCACCGCCGTGCCGGGGGAGGACCGGCTGCTCAACCACACCCAGTGGAAGGACGACCCCGACCCCGACGCCTGGCAGGCGCGGTCCACGGTCTTCGAGCAGGCCGACGCCGCCGGGGTGGCGGTCACCTCGGTCGGCCCGTACGCCTTCGCCGCCTCCGGGCTGACCCGCGCGGCCTACCGCGGGGCCGACTACGCGCCGTCGGTCAGCCCCGGCGACCTGGCGGCGGTCACCGTCCGCGCGCTGGCCGCGATGCCGCGCGCGCTGGTCTACGCCTACATCCCTGAGCTCGACCTCACCGGGCACGTCCGCGGGGTCGACTCGCCCAGCTGGCGTGGGCAGCTGGCGATCGTCGACCGCGTCGTCGAGCAGATGGTCGCCGGTCTGCCCGACGACGCCGTCCTGCTGGTCACCGCCGACCACGGGATGGTCGACGTCCCGGCCGGGACTCGGCTGGACGTCGACGAGCAGCCCGACCTCACCGATGGCGTCCGGCTGCTGGCCGGCGAGCCGCGGGCGCGCTACGTGCACGCGCTGCCCGGCGCCGCGACCGACCTGCTGGCCCGCTGGCGGGCGGTGCTCGGCGACCGCGCCTGGGTGGTCGGCCGCGACGAGGCGATCGCCAGCGGGGTCTTCGGCCCGGTCGACGACGCCGTGGTCGACCGGATCGGCGACGTCGTCGCGCTCGCCCGGGGCAGCTGGGCGATGACCGCCTCGACCCGCGAGCCGGGGCCGAGCCGGCTGGCCGCCTACCACGGCTCGCTCACCGCCACCGAGCTCGCCGTCCCGCTGCTCGCCGCCCGCGGCCGCGCGCTCGGCTGATCAGGCTCGCGACTCCAGCGACCAGATCCGCATGTGCGCGGGGTGCCGGGCGCGGCAGGTCAGGTGCGCGGCCACGTCGGAGGGCCGCCCCTCCACGGTGACGGTCAGCTCCCGGTCGGGGGCGGCGAGGGTGACCTCCCACCGCTCCGGTTCGGTGCCCGGCTCGTGCAGCTGCCGCAGCGCGACCGTGCGCAGGTCGTCGACGCCGAGCAGTCCGAGCTCGGGGCGGAGCAGCTGCTGGGCGGCCTGCGCCGGCGGGGCCAGTCCGGCCCGCCCGCGCAGCCACGGCAGCGCGACCCGGCCGTGCGTGTGCGCCTCGACCAGCTCGGCGCCGTCGCCGGGCACCTGCCCGTAGTAGTAGCCGTGCGGCAGGACGACGACGTTGGCGGCGAACCGGTCGCCGCCGAGGTGGCTGCACTCCCACACGTCGGCCGGGCCGGGGGCCGGCAGGGTGCGCGCCAGCGGCCGGCCGCGCAGCGCGCAGCAGGCGTCGTGCGCGCCGTGCGTGCACACCAGGTAGACCGGCCCGGTCGCGGGCTCGCCCACCGAGCCGTCCCACGGCACCTCGAGCAGGTCGGCGTCGTCGGCACGCACCGACCACCACAGCCCTTCGCGGCCGGGCCGCGAGTCGACGTAGGCCCACCGGCGGCCGGAGTCGGTCAGCCGGTCGTCGGGACGGCGGATCAGCAGCAGCCGCACGTTCTCCGCCCGCGACCGGCGCGCCAGCAGCGGGGCCACCTCGGCGTCGAGCCGCGACTGCGCCAGGGCGTCGCGGCCCCACGGGCCGGGCTGCTCGATGAGCACCCACCGCTGCGCCAGCGAGGCGGTGGCCACCATCGAGTCACCGCGGGCCAGTGCCTGCACCGAGCAGCGGGCGGGGTCCAGCCGCCCGACGGGACGCGTCACGCCCCGCCGGCGACGGCGATCCCCTCGAGAACCAGCCGTCGCGCCAGGGTGAGCTGGTCGGCCGCGTCCAGCTCGGGGAGGTCGGCCACCTTGAGCTCGCCCACCGCCAGCAGCTCGGCCACCGCCGCCGCGGTTGTCGCGGGCAGGTCGTGCGTGCGCCGCCCGGCGATCAGCGTCACCCGGTCGCCCTCGGCGGGCAGCAGCCGGCAGCGCAGCCGGCGGCGCAGCTGCAGCACGCTGTCCGGGCCGAGCGCCGCAGCCGCGGTGGACTGCGCCAGCGGCGCGACCGGCCCGGGCCGCACCTGCGACCAGGTGCGGGCGCGGACCCGGTCGGCCACCTCGGCGGGGTCGACCCGGGTCAGCCAGTCGCGCAGGCCCGCGATCACCGCGGCGACGTCGTCGGCGACGGAGGCGGGGTCGGCGAGGTCCACGCCCAGCGGCAGCGAGCGGCGCAGCTCCGGGTCGTCGGCGGCCAGGGTGCGGACGACGTCCAGCGCCGACTCCGCGGCCGTCCAGCGGGTGACCGAGTGGACGCCGATGGTCAGGTGCCCGCTGATCCCGCCCAGCGCCCGGGCCGAGTGCAGGTATCCGCGCGGCAGGTAGAGGGCGTCACCGGGCCGCAGCACCGTGTCGATCACCGGGTCGTTCTCGGCGGCGGCGGCCACGGCGGCCGCGCGGTCGTTCCACGGCTGGGTGCGCAGCGGTGCCTCGAGCACTGGCTCGTGGATGCGCCAGTGCTTCTCGCCGGCGAACTGCAGCACGAACACGTCGTGCACGTCGTAGTGCGGGCTGAAGCCCTGCGAGGACGGGGGAGTGATGTAGGCGTTGACCTGCGTCGGGTGGCCGAGGTCGGCGGCGAGCTGGTCGGCGAACTCGATCAGCGGCGGCCAGAGCCGGTGCAGTCCCTGCAGGACGACGGTGCTCCCGTCGGCGAACAGCCGCAGCACGGCGTCGGAGGAGACCTGGTCGGCGACCTCGGCGCCCGCGCCGCCGGAGGTCGTGAAGCGCTTGGGATCGACGACGGCGCCGTCCTTGGCGATCCGCAGGAACGGGGTGCGCAGCCCGCGGCGGCTCAGGAGCTCGTCGACGTCGTCCAGGGTGAGCAGGTCGGCGAAGGACTCACCGGTGTCCTCGGCGCGGGCCAGCAGCGGTCGGCGCGCCCAGCGCTCGGCGGCGAACGCCTCGGGATCGGTGTGCGTGCAGCGCCACAGGGCCGGACGGGGAGAGGTCCCCGTCCGGCCCGCGGCAGGAAGGTCCTCGCTCACGCGCCGCTGTCGGCCCCGCCGTCGGCACCACCGTCAGCGCCGCCATCGGCGCCGCCGTCCGCACCGCCGTCGGCCCCACCATCGGCCCCGCCGTCGGCCCCACCATCGGCTCCGCCGTCCGCGCCACCGTCACGGGCGCCGCCGTCGGCACCACCGTCACGGGCGCCGCCGTCGGCCCCGCCGTCCGCGCCGCCGTCCGCGCCGCCGTCGTGCTGGCCGGGGGTGCCTGCAGCGCCTCCGTCGGCCGGGCCCTCCGTGCTGGTCATGTCGTCGTCGTCGAGCGCCATGGCTCCTCCGCTCTCGATCCCGGCCGCCTCCGCTAGGCGCCCGCTCGCGATCTTCCTACCGCACCGGAGCAGGGCCCACACCTGCTCGGTCGTGCGCGACGGGATTGCGTCGCCCAGGGCACGGGTAGCCGCGCGGCGTGCTGGGATCCGGCGACGTCGAAGCAGTCGCGACCGCCTTCGGTGAGCTGCTCGACGGCGGCTGGGGAGTGCCGCTGCCGGGCATGGGTGCGACGGCTGCCCGCTGGCGGTCCTTCGCCGCGTTGGGGGAGCGGAGCCTTCCGCTGGCCCGGCTCGCCGAGGGGCACGCCGACGCCCTCGCCGTCCTCACCGAGCTCGACGGGCAGCTCC
Protein-coding regions in this window:
- a CDS encoding VOC family protein, which translates into the protein MPKTVICLWFDTEAEQAAEYYTSIWPDSEILGVLRYGEEDPQRAGTVLTASWRLGDTEYVGLNGGPQNWGFSEAISFQILCADQDEVDHYWDELTAGGEESQCGWLKDKFGVSWQVVPTRLIELQNDADPARRQRAVQAMFQMQKIVIADLERAADAVPA
- a CDS encoding class I SAM-dependent methyltransferase; the protein is MPPAPTAAEQLSPRAAAVWAALDPVVGAGGRLRVLDVGGGSGIFAVPLAALGHEVTVVDPSADALATLARRAGNAGVAGDVRGVQGDGDLLHEVLPALGDGGYDLALCHSVLEVVDDPAVTLREIAGALRPGGQVSVATANRAGAVLARALSGHPVEALALLEDRDPSPGRSRPARRRFGPDELLALVADAGLRPGSWRGVAVVADLLDADAGADPAAVRALELALAERSPYRDVATGLHVLAVRE
- a CDS encoding alkaline phosphatase family protein, with product MSDALPPDLVRPRYGAATLADVLPGVATALGVAVERDGLPADPLDLTSALAGARRVAVLLVDGLGADLIRAHADLAPTLAALRSPVGDLEAPCPSTTPVSLTSFGTGLPPGSHGVLGFVTAVPGEDRLLNHTQWKDDPDPDAWQARSTVFEQADAAGVAVTSVGPYAFAASGLTRAAYRGADYAPSVSPGDLAAVTVRALAAMPRALVYAYIPELDLTGHVRGVDSPSWRGQLAIVDRVVEQMVAGLPDDAVLLVTADHGMVDVPAGTRLDVDEQPDLTDGVRLLAGEPRARYVHALPGAATDLLARWRAVLGDRAWVVGRDEAIASGVFGPVDDAVVDRIGDVVALARGSWAMTASTREPGPSRLAAYHGSLTATELAVPLLAARGRALG
- a CDS encoding sucrase ferredoxin, coding for MTRPVGRLDPARCSVQALARGDSMVATASLAQRWVLIEQPGPWGRDALAQSRLDAEVAPLLARRSRAENVRLLLIRRPDDRLTDSGRRWAYVDSRPGREGLWWSVRADDADLLEVPWDGSVGEPATGPVYLVCTHGAHDACCALRGRPLARTLPAPGPADVWECSHLGGDRFAANVVVLPHGYYYGQVPGDGAELVEAHTHGRVALPWLRGRAGLAPPAQAAQQLLRPELGLLGVDDLRTVALRQLHEPGTEPERWEVTLAAPDRELTVTVEGRPSDVAAHLTCRARHPAHMRIWSLESRA
- a CDS encoding cupin domain-containing protein encodes the protein MSEDLPAAGRTGTSPRPALWRCTHTDPEAFAAERWARRPLLARAEDTGESFADLLTLDDVDELLSRRGLRTPFLRIAKDGAVVDPKRFTTSGGAGAEVADQVSSDAVLRLFADGSTVVLQGLHRLWPPLIEFADQLAADLGHPTQVNAYITPPSSQGFSPHYDVHDVFVLQFAGEKHWRIHEPVLEAPLRTQPWNDRAAAVAAAAENDPVIDTVLRPGDALYLPRGYLHSARALGGISGHLTIGVHSVTRWTAAESALDVVRTLAADDPELRRSLPLGVDLADPASVADDVAAVIAGLRDWLTRVDPAEVADRVRARTWSQVRPGPVAPLAQSTAAAALGPDSVLQLRRRLRCRLLPAEGDRVTLIAGRRTHDLPATTAAAVAELLAVGELKVADLPELDAADQLTLARRLVLEGIAVAGGA
- a CDS encoding BatC protein, which translates into the protein MALDDDDMTSTEGPADGGAAGTPGQHDGGADGGADGGADGGARDGGADGGARDGGADGGADGGADGGADGGADGGADGGADGGADGGADGGADSGA